One stretch of Zingiber officinale cultivar Zhangliang chromosome 6B, Zo_v1.1, whole genome shotgun sequence DNA includes these proteins:
- the LOC121990937 gene encoding uncharacterized protein LOC121990937 produces the protein MVDTALCGGDHEPESRAKEGAAATLGISTAKEQRHSEFLYCHRRLPCRHCPLSSLRWGHLPILSHRRHVAGAQRCDTGATSLSPSPCRRPSPPHWSDVATLLARSRGSAATTIATTIEVGHCRSIKVKIKTFDTRQAFRCGDSSGQSSIEETLICCIQLNNKLKKEAAAARGEEYEYPKLRRKSGDG, from the exons ATGGTTGACACTGCTCTGTGCGGCGGTGACCACGAACCGGAATCTAGGGCAAAGGAAGGAGCTGCGGCGACGCTGGGAATCTCCACGGCAAAGGAACAACGACACAGTGAG TTTCTCTACTGCCACCGCCGCCTCCCTTGTCGCCATTGCCCGTTGTCGTCGCTCCGTTGGGGACACCTCCCGATTCTGAGCCATCGCCGTCATGTCGCGGGAGCCCAGCGCTGTGACACCGGCGCCACCTCACTTTCACCGTCGCCCTGTCGTCGCCCCTCCCCTCCTCACTGGTCAGACGTGGCCACCTTACTAGCCCGTAGCCGCGGCTCCGCAGCTACCACGATCGCCACCACCATTGAGGTCGGCCACTGCCGGAGTATTAAGGTAAAGATTAA GACTTTTGACACGAGACAGGCATTTCGATGTGGAGACAGTTCAGGACAATCTTCAATTGAAG AGACATTGATTTGTTGCATCCAGCTTAACAACAAATTGAAGAAAGAAGCAGCAGCAGCTAGAGGAGAAGAGTACGAGTATCCAAAGCTGAGACGAAAAAGTGGAGATGGATGA